A genomic segment from Garra rufa chromosome 5, GarRuf1.0, whole genome shotgun sequence encodes:
- the LOC141334617 gene encoding myosin heavy chain, fast skeletal muscle-like isoform X1, translated as MSTDAEMAIYGKAAIYLRKPEKERIEAQSKPFDAKTACYVVDNVELYVKGTIKSKDGGKVTVTVLDTKEERVAKEDDVHPMNPPKFDKIEDMAMMTHLNEPSVLYNLKERYAAWMIYTYSGLFCATVNPYKWLPVYDPEVVAAYRGKKRMEAPPHIFSVSDNAYQFMLTDRENQSVLITGESGAGKTVNTKRVIQYFATVAVHSDKKKEQAPGKMQGSLEDQIIAANPLLEAYGNAKTVRNDNSSRFGKFIRIHFGTTGKLASADIETYLLEKSRVTFQLPDERGYHIFYQMMTNHKPELIEMTLITTNPYDFPMCSQGQITVASIDDKEELMATDSAIDILGFSGEEKMGIYKFTGAVLHHGNMKFKQKQREEQAEPDGTEEADKIAYLLGLNSADMLKALCYPRVKVGNEFVTKGQTVPQVYNSVSALSKSIYERMFLWMVIRINQMLDTKQQRNFFIGVLDIAGFEIFDFNSMEQLCINFTNEKLQQFFNHHMFVLEQEEYKKEGIVWEFIDFGMDLAACIELIEKPMGIFSILEEECMFPKATDTSFKNKLYDQHLGKCNAFQKPKPAKGKAEAHFSLVHYAGTVDYNISGWLDKNKDPLNESVLQLYQKSSVKLLATLYPPVVEETGGGKKGGKKKGGSMQTVSSQFRENLGKLMTNLRSTHPHFVRCLIPNESKTPGLMQNFLVIHQLRCNGVLEGIRICRKGFPSRILYGDFKQRYKVLNASVIPEGQFIDNKKASEKLLGSIDVNHDEYRFGHTKVFFKAGLLGVLEEMRDEKLAALVTMTQALCRGYVMRREFVKMMERRESIYTIQYNIRSFMNVKHWPWMKVYYKIKPLLKSAETEKELANMKDDFLKCKEDLAKAEAKKKELEEKMVALLQEKNDLQLQVASEAENLSDAEERCEGLIKSKIQLEAKLKETTERLEDEEEINAELTAKKRKLEDECSELKKDIDDLELTLAKVEKEKHATENKVKNLTEEMASQDESIAKLTKEKKALQEAHQQTLDDLQAEEDKVNTLTKSKTKLEQQVDDLEGSLEQEKKLRMDLERAKRKLEGDLKLAQESIMDLENDKQQSEEKIKKKDFETSQLLSKIEDEQSLGAQLQKKIKELQARIEELEEEIEAERAARAKVEKQRADLSRELEEISERLEEAGGATAAQIEMNKKREAEFQKLRRDLEESTLQHEATAAALRKKQADSVAELGEQIDNLQRVKQKLEKEKSEYKMEIDDLSSNMEAVAKAKGNLEKMCRTLEDQLSEIKSKNDENIRQINDLSAQRARLQTENGEFGRQLEEKEALVSQLTRGKQAFTQQIEELKRQTEEEVKAKNALAHAVQSARHDCDLLREQFEEEQEAKAELQRGMSKANSEVAQWRTKYETDAIQRTEELEESKKKLAQRLQEAEEQIEAVNSKCASLEKTKQRLQGEVEDLMIDVERANALAANLDKKQRNFDKVLAEWKQKYEEGQAELEGAQKEARSLSTELFKMKNSYEETLDHLETLKRENKNLQQEISDLTEQLGETGKSIHELEKAKKTVETEKAEIQTALEEAEGTLEHEESKILRVQLELNQVKGEIDRKLAEKDEEMEQIKRNSQRVIESMQSTLDSEVRSRNDALRIKKKMEGDLNEMEIQLSHANRQAAEAQKQLRNVQGQLKDAQLHLDDAVRGQEDMKEQVAMVERRNTLMQAEIEELRAALEQTERGRKVAEQELVDASERVGLLHSQNTSLINTKKKLESDLVQIQSEVEDTVQEARNAEEKAKKAITDAAMMAEELKKEQDTSSHLERMKKNLEVTVKDLQHRLDEAENLAMKGGKKQLQKLESRVRELESEVEAEQRRGADAVKGVRKYERRVKELSYQTEEDKKNINRLQDLVDKLQLKVKTYKRQSEEAEEQANTHLSKLRKAQHELEEAEERADIAESQVNKLRAKSRDAGKAKEE; from the exons ATGAGTACCGACGCAGAGATGGCCATTTATGGCAAGGCTGCCATATACCTCCGAAAGCCTGAAAAGGAGAGAATCGAGGCTCAGAGCAAACCCTTTGATGCCAAAACAGCCTGCTATGTGGTTGATAATGTAGAGCTGTACGTCAAGGGAACAATCAAGAGCAAAGATGGTGGCAAAGTCACTGTTACTGTGCTTGACACTAAGGAG GAGAGAGTTGCTAAGGAGGATGATGTCCACCCAATGAATCCTCCCAAGTTTGACAAGATTGAGGACATGGCCATGATGACCCATCTCAATGAACCCTCTGTGCTGTATAACCTCAAAGAGCGTTATGCCGCATGGATGATCTAC ACCTACTCTGGGCTGTTCTGCGCTACTGTGAACCCCTACAAGTGGCTCCCAGTGTATGATCCAGAAGTGGTGGCTGCCTACAGAGGCAAAAAGCGTATGGAGGCCCCACCCCACATCTTCTCTGTCTCTGACAACGCCTATCAGTTCATGCTGACTG ATAGAGAAAATCAGTCTGTCCTGATTAC TGGAGAATCTGGTGCTGGAAAGACTGTGAACACCAAACGTGTCATCCAGTACTTTGCCACAGTTGCAGTTCATAGTGATAAGAAGAAAGAGCAGGCTCCCGGCAAAATGCAG ggctctcttgaggaccagaTTATTGCTGCCAACCCTCTGCTTGAGGCTTATGGTAATGCAAAGACTGTGAGAAATGACAACTCCTCTCGTTTT GGTAAATTCATTAGAATTCACTTCGGTACAACTGGAAAACTGGCTAGTGCTGACATTGAGACAT ATCTGCTGGAGAAGTCTAGAGTGACATTCCAGCTTCCAGATGAGAGAGGCTACCACATCTTCTACCAGATGATGACCAACCACAAGCCTGAGCTGATTG AAATGACTCTCATCACCACCAACCCCTATGACTTCCCCATGTGCAGTCAGGGTCAGATCACAGTGGCAAGCATTGATGATAAAGAGGAGCTGATGGCTACTGAT TCTGCTATTGACATTCTGGGCTTCAGTGGTGAGGAGAAGATGGGCATCTACAAGTTCACTGGAGCTGTGCTTCATCATGGTAACATGAAGTTCAAGCAGAAGCAGCGTGAGGAGCAGGCTGAGCCAGATGGCACAGAGG AGGCTGACAAAATTGCCTACCTTCTGGGTTTGAACTCTGCTGATATGCTGAAGGCTTTGTGCTACCCCAGAGTCAAGGTCGGAAATGAGTTTGTGACCAAAGGCCAAACTGTGCCACAG GTGTATAACTCTGTTAGTGCCTTGTCCAAATCTATCTATGAGAGGATGTTCTTGTGGATGGTCATTCGTATCAACCAGATGTTGGACACAAAACAACAAAGAAATTTCTTCATTGGTGTGCTGGATATTGCTGGCTTTGAGATCTTTGAT TTCAACAGCATGGAGCAGCTGTGCATCAACTTCACTAATGAGAAACTGCAACAGTTTTTCAACCACCACATGTTTGTGCTGGAACAAGAGGAGTACAAGAAGGAGGGCATTGTTTGGGAGTTCATTGACTTCGGCATGGACTTGGCTGCTTGCATTGAGCTCATTGAGAAG CCCATGGGTATCTTCTCCATCCTTGAAGAGGAGTGCATGTTCCCCAAGGCCACGGACACTTCCTTCAAGAACAAGCTGTATGATCAGCATCTTGGCAAGTGCAATGCTTTCCAGAAACCAAAGCCTGCCAAAGGCAAGGCTGAGGCCCACTTCTCTCTGGTCCACTATGCTGGAACTGTGGACTACAACATTAGTGGCTGGCTGGACAAGAACAAGGATCCACTGAATGAGTCTGTTCTGCAGCTTTACCAGAAGTCTTCTGTCAAACTGCTGGCTACTCTCTACCCACCTGTTGTTGAGg AGACTGGCGGTGGAAAGAAGGGAGGCAAGAAGAAGGGTGGTTCCATGCAGACTGTGTCCTCCCAGTTCAGG GAGAACTTGGGCAAGCTCATGACCAACTTGAGGAGCACTCACCCTCACTTTGTGCGTTGTCTGATTCCCAATGAGTCCAAGACTCCAG GTCTGATGCAGAACTTCCTGGTTATCCACCAGCTGAGGTGTAACGGTGTGCTGGAGGGCATCAGAATCTGCAGAAAGGGCTTCCCCAGCAGAATCCTCTATGGTGACTTCAAGCAGAG ATACAAGGTGCTGAATGCCAGTGTAATCCCAGAGGGACAGTTTATTGACAACAAGAAGGCCAGTGAGAAACTCCTGGGATCCATTGATGTCAATCACGACGAGTACAGATTTGGACACACAAAG GTGTTCTTCAAAGCTGGTCTTCTGGGTGTTCTTGAGGAGATGCGTGATGAGAAACTGGCTGCTCTGGTCACAATGACTCAGGCTCTTTGCCGTGGTTATGTGATGAGGAGGGAATTTGTAAAGATGATGGAGAGGAG AGAGTCCATTTACACCATCCAATACAACATCCGCTCATTCATGAATGTCAAACACTGGCCATGGATGAAGGTTTACTACAAGATTAAGCCTCTGCTGAAGAGTGCTGAGACTGAGAAGGAGTTGGCAAACATGAAAGacgactttttaaaatgtaaagaagaTCTTGCCAAGGCTGAAGCCAAAAAGAAGGAGCTTGAAGAGAAGATGGTGGCACTGCTGCAAGAGAAAAATGATCTGCAGCTGCAAGTGGCTTCT GAAGCTGAAAATCTCTCAGATGCTGAGGAGAGGTGTGAGGGTCTGATCAAGAGCAAAATCCAGCTTGAAGCTAAACTCAAGGAGACAACTGAGAGACTGGAGGATGAGGAAGAAATCAATGCTGAACTGACAGCCAAGAAGAGGAAACTGGAGGATGAGTGCTCTGAGCTGAAGAAAGACATTGATGACCTGGAGCTCACCTTGGCTAAAGTGGAAAAGGAGAAACATGCCACTGAGAATAAG GTCAAAAACTTGACTGAGGAAATGGCATCTCAGGATGAGAGCATTGCTAAACTTACAAAGGAGAAGAAAGCTCTCCAAGAGGCACATCAGCAGACCCTGGATGATCTTCAGGCAGAGGAGGACAAAGTCAACACCCTGACCAAATCCAAGACAAAACTTGAGCAGCAAGTTGATGAT CTTGAGGGTTCCCTTGAGCAAGAGAAGAAGCTCCGCATGGACCTGGAAAGAGCCAAGAGAAAGCTTGAAGGAGACCTGAAATTAGCACAAGAGTCCATCATGGACCTGGAGAATGACAAGCAGCAATCTGAGgagaaaattaaaaa GAAAGACTTTGAAACAAGCCAGCTGCTCAGCAAGATTGAAGATGAACAATCACTGGGTGCTCAACTCCAGAAGAAGATCAAGGAGCTTCAG GCTCGCATTGAGGAACTGGAGGAAGAGATTGAGGCTGAGCGTGCTGCTCGTGCCAAGGTTGAGAAGCAGAGAGCTGATCTCTCCAGGGAACTTGAGGAGATCAGTGAGAGGCTTGAGGAAGCTGGAGGAGCCACTGCTGCTCAGATCGAGATGAATAAGAAGCGTGAAGCTGAATTCCAGAAGCTGCGTCGTGATCTTGAGGAGTCCACCCTCCAGCATGAAGCTACTGCTGCTGCCCTCCGTAAGAAGCAGGCAGACAGTGTGGCCGAGCTCGGAGAGCAAATCGACAACCTCCAGCGTGTCAAGCAGAAGCTTGAGAAAGAGAAGAGTGAATACAAAATGGAGATTGACGATCTCTCCAGCAACATGGAGGCTGTTGCCAAAGCAAAG GGTAATCTTGAGAAGATGTGCCGCACCCTTGAGGACCAACTTAGTGAAATTAAGTCCAAGAATGATGAGAACATTCGCCAAATAAATGACCTCAGTGCTCAAAGAGCAAGACTTCAAACTGAAAATG GTGAGTTTGGCCGTCAGCTAGAGGAGAAGGAGGCTCTGGTTTCTCAGCTCACCAGAGGCAAACAAGCTTTCACTCAGCAAATCGAGGAACTTAAGAGGCAGACTGAAGAGGAGGTTAAG GCTAAGAACGCACTGGCCCATGCTGTGCAATCAGCCCGTCATGACTGCGACCTGCTTCGTGAGCAGTTTGAGGAAGAGCAGGAGGCAAAGGCTGAGCTGCAGCGGGGAATGTCAAAGGCCAACAGTGAAGTTGCTCAGTGGAGAACCAAATATGAAACTGACGCCATCCAGCGCACTGAGGAACTTGAAGAGTCCAA GAAAAAGCTGGCTCAGCGTCTGCAAGAGGCAGAGGAACAAATTGAGGCTGTAAACTCCAAATGTGCCTCTCTGGAGAAGACCAAACAGAGACTCCAGGGTGAGGTGGAGGACCTCATGATTGATGTGGAGAGAGCCAATGCTTTGGCTGCCAACCTTGACAAGAAGCAGAGGAACTTTGACAAG GTCCTGGCAGAATGGAAGCAGAAATATGAGGAAGGTCAGGCAGAACTGGAAGGTGCCCAGAAAGAGGCTCGTTCACTCAGCACTGAGCTGTTCAAGATGAAGAACTCCTATGAGGAGACTCTGGATCATCTGGAGACCCTCAAGAGAGAGAACAAGAATCTGCAGC aggagatttcagatctgACAGAGCAGTTGGGTGAGACTGGTAAGAGCATCCATGAGCTGGAAAAGGCCAAGAAGACAGTGGAGACTGAGAAAGCAGAGATTCAGACCGCCCTGGAGGAGGCTGAA GGCACCCTGGAGCATGAGGAGTCCAAGATTCTTCGTGTTCAGCTTGAGCTTAACCAGGTTAAGGGTGAGATTGACAGGAAGCTTGCAGAGAAGGATGAGGAGATGGAGCAAATCAAGAGGAACAGCCAGAGAGTCATTGAATCCATGCAGAGCACTTTGGACTCTGAGGTCAGGAGCAGGAATGATGCCCTGAGAATCAAGAAGAAGATGGAGGGAGACCTTAATGAGATGGAGATTCAGCTGAGCCACGCCAACCGCCAGGCTGCTGAGGCCCAGAAACAGCTCAGGAATGTTCAGGGACAACTCAAG GATGCCCAACTGCACCTTGATGATGCTGTGAGAGGACAGGAAGACATGAAGGagcaggtggccatggtggagcGCAGAAACACTCTGATGCAAGCTGAGATTGAGGAGCTGAGAGCTGCTCTGGAGCAGACAGAGAGAGGCCGAAAAGTGGCTGAACAAGAGCTGGTGGACGCCAGTGAGCGTGTTGGGCTGCTGCACTCTCAG AACACAAGTCTCATAAACACCAAGAAGAAGCTTGAGTCTGACCTTGTTCAGATCCAGAGTGAAGTTGAAGACACTGTACAGGAAGCCAGGAATGCAGAGGAGAAGGCCAAGAAGGCCATCACTGAT GCTGCAATGATGGCAGAAGAGCTCAAGAAGGAGCAGGACACCAGTTCTCACCTTGAGAGGATGAAGAAGAATCTGGAGGTGACAGTGAAGGACCTGCAGCACCGTCTGGATGAGGCTGAGAATCTGGCCATGAAGGGAGGCAAGAAACAACTCCAGAAACTGGAGAGCAGG GTCCGTGAGCTTGAGTCTGAAGTTGAAGCAGAACAGAGGCGTGGAGCTGATGCTGTTAAGGGTGTCCGTAAATATGAGAGGAGAGTGAAAGAGCTGTCTTATCAG aCTGAGGAGGATAAGAAGAACATCAACAGACTCCAGGATCTGGTTGATAAGCTGCAGCTGAAGGTCAAAACCTACAAGAGGCAGTCTGAGGAGGCG GAGGAGCAAGCCAACACTCATCTGTCCAAGTTGAGGAAGGCGCAGCATGAGCTGGAGGAGGCTGAGGAGCGTGCTGACATTGCTGAGTCTCAGGTCAACAAGCTCAGAGCCAAGAGTCGTGATGCTGGAAAG GCCAAAGAAGAGTGA